GCTCCCAGAGAGATTCTGCCCTTATCATGGGTCTGAGATAACTGTGTCTATAACCACTGTGGGAGGTCCCTGAGGTTTTTGAGACATTCCAGTGCCACGTGGGAACTGTAATGTTTAAGAAAGATCACTCTGTCTGTGGCTCTGTCTTCATTCATGTATCTCTGactatcattttcctttttttctttttaatcctttcttgctttctgttctcagtttttcttctttcttggtTCACACATAACTTCAATATGTGTAGCATCTTCATTTAGGGATATTAAAGCACTTTATCAAAAAGAAGCAGTTTCTATTCGTAACTTTCCAGCAAGCAGAATATGTGAGTGTTacccactgaaataaataattgattgttgttgcagagcagcagcagaaaaaaaaaatagcatttccagTCTCTCTACCTCCATCTACCACCTCTCCGCCAACACCTCCTTTCCCCAAGGTACCTGAGCGCCCAGCATGCTTTTGAATAGCAGAGATTACATCTTTTCTCTGAGCTATCCACCTGGAGAGACCAGACCTGCCTTGCTTATTCTCTCTGAGCAACACTCACAACCTCCATTGACCTGCACAGCTTAACAAGCCCTGGTATGTAGTGGACAGGAAAGTTGGGCCAAGAaaacttctttcttcctgtttcaaACCAGAGCAATCCAAGAGTTGGTCATGCAATCTCTGATTTCCATTTTAGCAACCACCTTCTAAATCCTAAATTTTTTAGACAACAAAAAATTTGATGGATGGAACAAGCaagtatttgaaatgaaatgtttgaagTAACAATATCTGTCCAATGTAAAATATATCTCTTCCTTATCCCATTCCTTTTATGTTCATCAAGATATCCCCTGCTTACAGTCTTTTATGGggtattttaaacaatttttgcagggaaaggaagaaaagattagATGTTCCCTCAGGTCCCCTAGGGTTGTCTGCTCTTCTTGTAGCCAAATGCTGATTCACTTCTGAAGGACTCCAGCTCCAGCAAGAGGTGGTCAAACACGGGTGCCTCTGTGAGATGTCTCCTTGTGCTGGTGGTGGGTGTCCCTCTGCAAGGTCCCCATCTGCATCGGGCATCGCAGACCCCAGCAGCTGGTGGCAATCCAGGGCTCAGCTCAGTTGCTGTCCCCATGGTGATGAGTCCCAGTGGAGATGCCCTCAGTTTCCAACTGTGGCACAAGTCCTGCACACTACCCTGTAGCCCTGTGCCATGCATGGGCTTTGTATGGAGTTTACAAGGTCTCAGGAGTGAGGCTGGTCAGGTTTTCTCTctccaagcttttttttaattagatttaGCAATAACAGCAACCAGTATGCTGACCAAGTGACTATGActttttttgcttgctgttaTATGGTACACCCGTAGTTTCAGCTTTATGCAGATAGTAGCAACAAGTAGCTATTCTGTGCTGAATGAGATATTTATGGCTAACATAATGCTGTAGTGCTGAGAAATACAGGTCTGGCATGATGTCAGGGGCCTTGAGAAGTGGGGACAGAGGATGCAGTGTAGGGGAGTGCAGGCGCGGGATGATAAAAGGTGGGGCACAGGCTGGCACTGGAAGTCTCTTGGCTACAAGTAACTGGAGGGGACCTTAATGATCATCTAGATCCACCCCCCCACCAttggcagggatgccacccactagatcaggttgcccagggccttgtccaacctggtcttgaacacctccaggaatggggcatccacaatctctctgggcaacctgtgccactgcctcaccactctctgagtgaagaatttcctcctaacatctaatctaaatctctcctcttttagtttaaaactatttccccttgtcctatcattacctgattgagcaaaaagttgctctccatctttttttataagcccccaTTTACGTATttaaaagctgcaatgaggtcacccctgagccttctgttctccagatgaacatctccagctctcagcctttctttgtaggagaggtgttccagacctctgatcatcttcatggccctctctctcactttttttttttttaataaaacctgtAATAGCTAGATCAGGATGGTGATTCTTGTATTAGACTCTTTAGATTTCAATTATACTAACAATAAATTCTGCGCTTTATACATCAAGCGGGCTTCCATTTTGCCAATAAATATGACTCTGAGCCATGTGGGCCACCATCAGGCATCTCCAATGACACCTGTGTTCTCCAGTGGCACTAAGAACCAATGTGCAGGCAGGTGCCTCAAGTTCCTGTCCAGTGCAGACCCTGAGTCACCCAGAACACATCTTAAGATATCATTGCGAAAGAGAAGATACCATCCCAAAAGATACCttctgacttctgggatcagttgACAGGCTGCACATCTCTTCCCACCCCATTGGGATGCCTTTGGATAAGATTCAGAAACTTGGTTACACCAAGTGCCTACCCAGGAAACTTAGACATCTCTATAGAGTTGCTTTATACCTTTTAACACATTTGTAGCCAGGTGGTGTTACTCATACTTTTGGTACTGGCACgtgctttgcagacagtgaatttatctCTGGCattccaaagaacctgtgtatCTGTTGCTTTGATAAATTGCACTACTCATTAATCTAGCTGTGGTAGTTATTGAATGAGACCAAACTCTTTTAAGGTGTGGCCATAGTAGTTCATGGAACACAACTAGACTGAGGGCGTATTACGTTATTTGTGCATGATCATGATAGTTCAGTACACTGAGTGTGACCAGACTTATAATGACTACTTGGGCATCACCCCCAATTATTTTAACCTTTAACGCAATAGACAGGGTGCAGACATTCACACTGGACACATTGAAGGGCCTTCTGGAGAGCCCTGGGAACAGCGCAACCATGAGCATGGTATATGTGGGAAAAGGTTGCAGAAAATGTGACAAAGAATTGCAACAACAAGCAACAGGTACATGAATAAATTCCATATATGTAAAGAGTTAGTATGGCTCTTTTAATATGCAGGAAAGCCTCCCTAATTTATTGCAGGTCTTCAAAGGACAGGAAAGTATTCTGGCTGGGGCAGATCCAAGCAATTGACTCTGCCTGGGTTCCCGAGAGCTTTGCATTCATCCAACAAGAAGCCGTGAGATGAGAATGAGGTCCCACACACTAGTGAATAACTGAATCAGAAAGTAAAGGCACATGGCTGTCCTTTAGAGTGAGCCCCTACAGGAGTCTGTGCTGGGACTTCTGCTTTTCGACTGATTTTATCTGGGACAACAGCAAGGTGACCATGTTTGCTGATGGCATTGTTCCTTCGGGAACAGGAGGGCCAGCTgagaaaatctgcagaagaCCCTAGTAGAACTGAGCCTctgaacaataaaacaacacattaaaaaaaaaaaaaatcagttcagacAAACATGAAGAGATgcacctggggaaaaaaataaaatccacagaaaGCTTCACATAGAAAATGACAGGCTCGTGGCTAACAATTATCTCTCAGGAACAAGCTGTCACAGTTACAATAGTTTTACAACAACACAGTTCAGTGATCAGCAGTGTCCAAAAACAAACCAGATATTAGAAATTCCTAggcaaggaacagaaaacaaggcaagCGCAGCACTGTGCAtctgaaatacagctgcagTCCTGGTGCCTTGAGGAGCAGAAACACTTGCCATGAGAGATGAGTGAGCAGATTGTGGCTGTGGTTTGAAAACAGACAACTGTGAGGAGTCTTGAGAGAGGTGGTAAAGGCATGGAAGAGATGAGTGTGGGACGATTGCTCATTGTCACCTCCAATATGACAGCTAAAAGCGTGAGAAATGGAAACAGCATAGGGCTGGTTCAGAAGGAACGCATAGAGGTCATTATTCACACAACGTCACTAGACTATGGAAATCACTAAAACAGGGTCTTGTGGAGTTCAAAGTGTTCATGAATTAAATTTAAGAAGATGAGCTCTGTAGGCAGGTGCATTCATCACTAAAAAGTCAGTGCTGTGAttgaagaaaagagcaaaacagcCCTAAAACCTGTGCTGTTCCAGCAGGAAGATCCCACCTGTTTGCAGAGGGTGGGCACTTCCTTCTTGTGACCAGACCCTTACTTGTAGTTTTAGTTACTGTTTTCAGGTTTTTGCAACAAGGTGCACTGTTTCCCTTCATCAGCTGGCATCTATTCTTTGTGTTAGGAGTTATTATTCTTTCCTCTGAGACAATAGAGCTTATTTCTGCACATCCTGTTTTTGTGATGAGAATTACcgcttctttttttgttcttggtgGATCCTGGATCTGTGCTTCCTTGCTTGTTTTATCTTATGCAACGGTGTACAGCAAATTAAAACTGCCTGCTGTAAGGCAAGTAGAGGAAAAAGGACTTGTTATGAATGGCCAAGGCTGATAAGAGACCTGtccttcaaaataaacagcCAGATTGTTTCCCAGGCCAGATAGCATTGCCTGTGAAAGGGGCTGGGCAAGCTGGTTGTCACACCAACAAAACTGCTTCTAAGGTAATGAATGCTGGCAGAAGTTAAAGCTCGTTATGCATATTAAGAAAGTAATTTCAAGTGCCAGCACCTGTGTTAGAAGGCATTCCCATTAAAGCTGACCCCAGGAAGCTCCTGCAGTGAGCCCTTTTAGGGTTTTACAGGGGACTTAGAGGCTACCTGGACTGGTAAGGTtgttttctgtgattatttttttttggggggggggggaaggagggagttAAGTGTATCTTATGCACGTAGGTATGATGTGAGTTAGCTACTTCTTAGCTCTCATGTTTATATGTATGCTTTCTCAGTTTTGTAATTGCTATATTCTGTGCCACTTCATGCTCATTTAATGCTGTAAGTAGTTTGTCTTTCTCCTGTGCTCTGCAAAATACTTTGTGGAAGGTGGTTGGTTTGGACCCTTACCCTGTTTTCACAAGGATTGTGAAACAGTGCTGTTTCCGCAGTAAGTTACTGTAAGAGTCCTATTAACCTCTGGGTGGGCAGAGGAGGCTAAGGCATGGTAATGTGAAATTAGAGACCCACAACTCTGAGATCAAACCAGATAGACAAAAGACAAAGACCCAGATGCAGATAAAACAAAGAGActctttttctgtacttctgaaAGCAAGGTGGATCTCCTGTAGCTCACTGTCCATGTGCGTTTCACTATAACTCCTAAACTACTAGCTGAAAAGATCACTTAACTAGCAATGtctattcatttaaaaatgctcaGGATCTGAAAGCTCTGCTCTGAAACAGTGGCGTGACTTAATGAAGTGAGTGGGTCTCATATAGCATCCCCTTTCTGGTCAGGGTGTTTTGTGGAATGTGTGAGGTTAACTACAAAACAGTCCTTGGTGCTAAATGTGGCTGACCTTCCAGCTGTGCCTGGGGGAGCTGCACTTGTGTCCTTGGTGCTGTGAACTGCTGGCAGTCTGCTTGTCCCTCCTCAGGAGCAGGTGGCCTGTGCAGCGTGTCGGCTACTGCTGCTTGTGGCAGACCCCTTCCTGCACTGTCCCTGTCCCGCACAACTCTGGCCTCCCATTCCCTGACCTGAACAGGGTGGCTGTGGAGATGAGAGCAGGGCAGGTGCTGCTTGTGCTGTTGGCTGCCTCAGCAGTGATGCCTGCAAAGGACCCGTTGCTGAATGTCTGTATGGATGCCAAACACCACAAAACCAAGCCTGGCCCAGAAGGGACGTTGCATGGCCAGGTACGATGCTGCTGTTGATGTTAGGTGGGGTTGTCTGGGTCTGGGACCACTGTACCTACCTCCCCAGGTGATATGGGCTTGCTTGTGCTTTAGGCTTAGCAACCACCCACCTGAAGAAGGTGGCCTGTGCTGGGTATGAGGCTTGTTTGATGCTTCCCTCTAGAAAATGGTGAGGGGAAGTGCAGTGCTGTGAGGAACTGTCATCTCACTGTTACCCCTTTTTCACTAGGGGTATCCTTTCCAAAGCCTAGGTAACTAAGATAAGAACAGATAATGGATGGCATGGAAAGACCCTCTCTTTTGCTCCCTTTATCAATGCTATTATCAGTGCTAGAGCATATTCTTACTGTGTAGCTCTGATGGCAGATCTTGGTAGGGATGGGACTAAGAGCAAGCCAGGGCACAGGAGGTAGTGGTTCTTCTATTCCTCTGCCTGGCACCAATTCCTGGTGAGGATCTGGCCTTCTGGGTCCTCATATTCTTCCTCTAACTCCATCTTGTTGCAGCCCTAAGCTCTTTGGCCTAAAATGTCCAAGGGCAGgctagagaagagaaaatgctcTTGCTGGTGATGGGTTTCTGCCTCCTTGGGCTCCCTCAAGATCTCCCCAACTAGTCTGTCTCCTCTTCTGTTGCAGTGTGCTCCCTGGAAGGACAATGCCTGCTGCACAGCCAACACGAGTTCAGAAGCCCACAAGGACCAGTCTTACCTGTACAACTTCAACTGGAACCATTGTGGGGTGATGCCATCCAAGTGCAAACGCCACTTTATCCAGGATACGTGCTTGTATGAGTGCTCACCCAACCTGGGACCCTGGATTGACCAGGTAAAGTTAGATCCCATGTGACGAATGCAACAGGTCACAATATGTTTTATGGTGGCCCTCTATTTGGTATGGTGTGGCATGTGTGGGTGCGTGCTCCTCAGGGACACTTCACCTTTCCTACTGGGTTTGGATAGGCTGATGGAAGAACTGCCTGTTGTCAAGGCATGTCTCCCTTGGGGTTGAACTTCTTCTGAGATCAGCTCTGGACCCCAGTGGAAGGAGCCAGGATGGGACTTTGAGGTCCTGCAGATCCTACTCGTTAGCTTTTGGGGGCCACCACCAGCGTGCATGGTCCTGTTCCCTTGTAGGTTGACAGCAGCTGGCGTCGGGAGAGGATTCTCCATGTGCCACTCTGCAAAGAGGACTGTGAGGAGTGGTGGGAGGACTGCAAGGACTATGTCACATGCAAAGACAACTGGCACAAGGGCTGGAACTGGGCAACAGGTCAGTGGGCTCTGTGGGAAAAGCCTTTCCTCCTACACACAAGCAAGACCCTGGGATcgtccctgctcctgcctggtgTTTGGAGCCAAGACCCTCACTGCTCTCATCTGTCTGTGGAGTTGCAGACTGGAAGGTGGTCAAGCCACCATCCATCACTGCTGTGATGCAGTGATGAGCTGTGGGCAGGCTGATAGCAAGTGGCCTCCTCTCCCACATGGAAGGGAAGAGATGGAGGATGCTAGCTCAagttgttttttgctttctttttttggtacTGTCTTCAGGAACAAACCGCTGTCCTTGGGGCTCCATATGCAGGCCCTTCACCCAAGTGTTCCCTCAGCCAAAAGACCTGTGTGAGAAGATCTGGTCCAACTCCTACAAATATACCACAGAGCGTCGGGGCAGTGGACGCTGCATCCAGATGTGGTTTGACCCTGCCCGGGGGAACCCCAATGTGGTTGTGGCAAAGTACTATGCTTGGAAGAAGAGATCCTCTCCTGTGGGGATGGAGAATGTGACTCCTGAGGCTGGTAAAGCTGTGTGTGCACTGCCATGGCCtgtcctggtcctgctgcctcTGGCCCTGGTGTTGCTCCCTGAGAGAGTGAGGAGCTGTGGGCCCCATGCACGGGGGTCTCTGTGACAGCTCCCCAAAGGCATGTGGCTTTCACTGCTCCGAAGGAATGGGCTCCTACAGCAGAAGCTGGTGTGGGTGAAACCTACGTCTGGTCAAACTGGTGATGTGCCCCAGCACGTGCTCAGCATGAATTGTTGACCTTgacaactgctgctgctttcagttgcTGATGAAGgcagttatttctgtattatttctctGCAGTACTAGGAAGGGCAGTACCAGGCATTCTTCCCCTAATGTAGGAGCTCCTTCATGTCTGTTCCCACACTGTGCTTGCTGTTTCCTGTCTGTAGGTCAGGTGCTCTTGGCTGTGCTCTGTATTGGCAGTGTTTGTTCAGGGTCTTCAGCTGAGCTCTGGTGTTTGGTCCTTTCTTGACTTTGTGAAGTGTTGGTAATAAAAGTATATTGCTCTGAATCAGCCTTTCTGTATGGAGGTTAAGTCCTGTAGAGGAGGTGGAAGCACTCTGGGGGTGGAATGAGGCTGCTGGACTGGGTGGTGGCAGTGAGGTCTGCAAAAGTGAAGTCTGCCTGGGGGTAGGAAAGCTGCAGTCTTGTCTCCTGGCCTGTGGCAGCTCCttagctgctgggctctgctccatCTCACTGGAGGAGGTGTGGAGATAGTTGTGGTCTGCAGCAGGTACACTAGGCGTGATGGAAGCATCTATGTCTCCTCCATAGTCACAATCACTCTCCCATGTTTATTCCCCTTCTGTCTGAGCCAGaacaccccaccccccccacccccccccccccccccaaagatGGGTGCAGGAAGAGTCTGACATTCTGGGCATGGATTGCCAAACTGCTGTTGCAGCCTGGTGAAAATAGTACCTGCTTTTCTAGCAAGTATCTCTGTGGAACATCTTAGAACAGTCCTCATCATGCTGTCCACAGCTTGTGTGTTGGAAGCTCCCTGTCCTGTACAGCTATAGCGAAGGTCACACCGGCTGGTAGAGCTTGCATCCCCTGCATAGTAGGACCTGGCTTTGGCTCCATGTCTGGGTTGCTTCTGACCTTCTCTCCCCTGGAGCTGGCAGTTCCTAGCCTCCCACGTGAGATTTGCAGACTGCATAAGTAGCTCTGTGAAAGCTCACTGCTGTGCTTAATTTTTGTCTTACTCTGAGGTGGGAACGAGtacctggaggaaaaaatgtagtgACTCTTTAAAAAGGAATAGTGAGGAGAAGGGTAAGAGGAAACACATACAGCTGCTTAGGTTAGGCAAAATTCACAGGTGTCCAGCCTGCAGAGCCTTATTTGATTTAAGGAGTCTTTAcatcaaaatgtttgtttccagaagacttgcctttttcttttttttaagagttttaatGATACAGTCTTTGCAGCTGGTTACTTACTGCTTGCTTTTACATAAAACAGAAGCACTTGTTTCTCCTTTCCACCTCTTCAATGTGTTGCTTCAACTTTTGCAGACTAGCCTAGGACCCTGGCTTGAGAAAGGCTGGAAGATGTTTTTGGCCTTCATGCAGAGTATGAGGCTTGCACTGTCTGACCCAGCTATggatggggaagaggaagcaCCTGGACCTACTTTCTGTGACAGTGGTCTCTgtgaaggacaaaaataaaacatcttacACATGAGCAGGTttgctttccaaagaaaatcCCATTTGGGCAGCTCCCTCCTATCCACAGGGTTCTTGTCCATGCAAATTCTAGTCAGCTCTGCCATTGTGCCAAAACAACACTGGGTACCTGTCTCCTATAAGCATAGTGGAATCCCCTTCAGGGATGGTGTGGACCCTGGAGGGTGATCTGACCTTGCTGTTCCCAGCCATGTGCAGTTCTATCCTGTGAAAGTTGCTCTGGGCTCAGTTGCAAGTTGACTGCAGTGTCACATCTCCTGCTTTATGAGAAGCTTTTTTGGAGACACTCACTGGGCATTTTACCAGTTCTATTGGTACTATTCCTGTGCCTGACAATGGCAAGATAATTTTGCCTGCTGCATGATATCTGGGCAAGTTGGCCTGCAGCTAGTTAGGAGGTTTTGTCTGTTCTTCTGTCCCCTGTccgtccccccccgcccccccccgcttTGTATCTTACATCTTGCTGGGAGAGGGTCATGCTGCTGTGACTGCTGACAGCAGGaaacttttcttgctttccaggCTAGGCTACTCTCCTCCATTTTTACTGTGTGAGGTGTAGGGAAGGGATCTTCATTTAAACCCTCCTGTTGTGATGTACTGCAGAGCATCCATGCCATCACGAAACAGCAGTGGTTTGCAGCAAGCCCTTGTTAATCTTGACCAGCATTGCTGGGATGGAAGATAGCTGTAATTTGCTCtccatcccattttcttctccttgtgcCAGTCGTGAGGATCTGCATAATCCTGTCTGCCACCAGGACTGATCTGAGCCTCTACGAGCTCATGTACAAATTCTTTGTATTCttgtttaataattttgtttgtcCCCATCAATTTGGGGTTTGTCTCTGTCTACAATGCTAGATGTGAGTATTTGGTAGTTTGAAGCaactggattttctttttgtcctcaAGGATCAGCACTGAATTAGGGGAGGATCTAtgtaatgtttgttttgctaCCATGTGACTTTGGATCAGTCCTGCATCCTTTGGGCATGTTAGACTGACAACTCCAATGCTGCGGGAGgtccacagctgctctctgcagcagtgctttggAGCACTGTGCAGTCAGTGCCTTGGGTGCTGCAACAAGGGGCTCTGCACAGCCAAGTCCACAGCAACCCTGGGCTGGTAGGAATTGGATAGTGTTTTGACAGGGAGCCCAGGTGaaaaggggcgggggggggaacacACTCTCACTCAAGGAGTTAATGTGTTGAGGAGCTTGATGGTGTCTGAGGAGGGCATCAGGTTGGGAAAACAGGTTGCTCTTGCATTCTGACTTCTTTGGTAGTAGGAAACATCAGTGTATGCAGGGAAatgccagcacagcagagctgttaGAGTGGTCTGCTGAGGGCAAAAGGGCAGCCAGTTGAGCAGCAGGGGTGCCCACACCCCAGCTGTCCTCTTGCAGTGTGTGATGGCGTAGGTACAGAAGGGGACAGGCAACAGGCCTCTGGCTGTGGGTAGGCAATGGCTATGTCCCTGGGGGAGATGGAGCTGGGCTTGAGCAGGTCCTGAGAAACAAGACAGGCTCTGCAGTGCCAGAGACAGGTGACTTTCTGTGCTGGAAGATGTGCAGCTCCCTGAAAGCATGTGATAATGGTGggaggccttgcagagaaggGAATGGTTCAGCTGAGCTGGCTGGGACCTACAAAGATAACTTTTGATCAGtcctgaagaggtcaggcagatAGACTAGGTTAAGTTACTGTAttggttttaccctgctgaaTTCCATCACATTGCTTTCTTattccccttcctcaaaggaaaacgggggaaaaatacaatggaaaagggCTCACCCACCCTCTTTGCCCCAaacagtgcaggggaacaggaaatgggggttgcagtcagtccataacacttcaacatctgcttctccttcatCTTCACTCTAATCATAGAATGCcttgaattggaagggaccttaaagcccatctagtttcaacccccctgaTATGCACAGGGATTCCTTACATCAGCCCAGGCTGCCtgaagccccatccaacctggccttgaacacctccagggatggggcgcCCACAactttgggcagcctgttccagtgcctcaccaccctcaaagtaaaggatttcttcatatttaacCTAAAtctatcatttttaaaagccattcctcattttcctttcgCTATTTGCCCACATAAAAAGTCTCTTTCACTGTTCCAGTATAGAGACCCTCCCATGGGAggccgtccttcctgaactgagcctgtgggggctgcccacaggcagcagttcctcaagaactgctcccacacggctccgtaccacagggtccatccatcccccaggagcaaactgctccagcacgggtcccccacgggcagcagctccccccagacccctgctcctgcgtgggctcctctccacaggctgcagctccggcccggggcctgttcctgggggtgttctccatgggccgcagcctcctccaggccacatccacctgctccaccgggggctcctccacgggctgcagtgtggagatctgctccatgtgggacccatgggtgcagggggacagcctgctccgccaggggcctctccacag
This is a stretch of genomic DNA from Cygnus atratus isolate AKBS03 ecotype Queensland, Australia chromosome 1, CAtr_DNAZoo_HiC_assembly, whole genome shotgun sequence. It encodes these proteins:
- the LOC118259782 gene encoding folate receptor gamma-like codes for the protein MASSPSDLVMGKVWKKYFLLRYTPKRMARVAVEMRAGQVLLVLLAASAVMPAKDPLLNVCMDAKHHKTKPGPEGTLHGQCAPWKDNACCTANTSSEAHKDQSYLYNFNWNHCGVMPSKCKRHFIQDTCLYECSPNLGPWIDQVDSSWRRERILHVPLCKEDCEEWWEDCKDYVTCKDNWHKGWNWATGTNRCPWGSICRPFTQVFPQPKDLCEKIWSNSYKYTTERRGSGRCIQMWFDPARGNPNVVVAKYYAWKKRSSPVGMENVTPEAGKAVCALPWPVLVLLPLALVLLPERVRSCGPHARGSL